The genomic stretch AAAGACAGCCATCCCGTCACTTGGTCTCCCATCATCATTGCGAAAAGGCATAAGAGAGAAGAAAATGAAGTAGATGGAGAAATAAGTAAATTGATAGAAAAAGAGCGTAACAGGAATCATGTTTGACGTGATCAAATAGTTTATGATTAAAATAACGATTAAATTAAACAAACTACCACTTAAGTAAATGGCGATGTGTGCCCAGGTTTTATTATATTTCAACTCCTCGTACTGACACCAACCTTCCATAAAGTACTTTCTTCGAATTTCTAGTGGACCTATATGAAAAAGCGTGCGTCCTGTACCGATACAAAATTTCACTTTACCTCCAAATAGTCTGGCAACAAGCACGTGACCAGCTTCATGGACGAGCGTGACAATTGGTAGGATAACGAAGAAATTCACTAGAAACATTGGGATATCATTAAACGTAAACATTCTCTTACCTCCACAAGGTGATTGGTATTTCTATAAGAAAGACCGTTCCCGAATGAGAGGATTCCTAACGTTTTTTCAGTAAGTAACATGAAACGGTAATAAACGAAATCATCTCGATACATTTTTGGTTTAATGTGGTGAAATTTACATGATGAAAAAAGGAAATCATGATTCAAGAGCGTAAAAGGAAAGAGAGAACTTACTAAGGAGGCTTCCTACATGTACGAATTAAAAACGAAAGAAACGGACAATAGTGTCATTGAATTTATTGAAAGTGTCGATCATCCGAAAAAGCGAGAAGATGGATACCGGTTGTTAGATCTATTTACTGAAACAACGGGATATGAAGCGAAAATGTGGGGGCCAAGCATTATTGGTTTTGGCTCGTATCATTATCAATACGCGACGGGTCATGAAGGAGATGCGCCACTCGTAGGATTCTCACCAAGGAAAGCAAAAATTAGCTTATATCTCGCTCAAGGTGAACCGGAACGCGAGAACGCACTTGAGCGATTGGGTAAGCATAAGACAGGTAAGGCGTGCGTATACGTGAATAAGTTAGACGATATCGATCTTGATGTTTTGAAAGAGATGATTCGACAGTCAGTTGATTACTTGAAAGAGTTATATCCTGAGGGTTCTTAAAGAACATTAAATCGGTTGTGCACAACATAATAACCCTTCAAAGAAAGTGAGGGGTGAGGCATTGATAGCCTGACCCCTTTAAATAGATAGAGAATCATTGAACGGTCATCGTTTGAAGCGCAACCGCTTTAATGGCGCCTTCTTTCGAATCAGACACAAAGGAAAGTTTATTTTCCCCAGCATAATAAACATGAAGATATTCAGAATCCAATTCGTTAAACACCACTTCGTCAGGCTCTCCGAATTGACAAACAACTTCAGCGTATGGGACAGCTGGGCCCTCCGAAAGCGCATTGTATCTTAGATTACTTACTTTCTCATCGGCTGTTAAGTAAGAGTAGCTGTCATCATAAAAACCTGGCGTTCCTTCATAAAGTGCTTCATCAAACGTCATGGAAGGCTTCAGTTTTTTCAAGGCTTCTTCCGACATACCAAGAAAAATGGACGTATCTTTTAAGTGGCCCTGTTCGGCAAACTGCAAAAGTTCAGAATGAAAAGGGGCCTTGTCACAAGAAGCGGTCTCGTTAGTGGCTGCAGGCTTTTCGTTTGAAAGAGCATATTCCCCGTTAAAACCGACAGCTGCATCATGATAATTTAAGCACGTATCCTCAATAAATGAAATCACATCATCTGATAGTACAAACGTTCCTGAACAGGCGGGATCTTCTGAATCCTTGAACGTTGCTTCATTACCGTTAATTGTAGCAGTACCTTTTAGTTCACCGACCTGATCGCCGTTACGAACATCGAAGGCGAACTCAAAAGATTCCTTAGTTACATTTGATAGCGTAAGGGTGCCTTGCTCAAAAGTTGGGTTAATATAAAGTGCTTCTTGCCAGTTAGCTTCTTCAGCTGTCGTAGTTTCTTCTGTTGAGGAAGAGGAATTTCCAACTTCAATCTTTGTATAAACACCTGTAAACGAAACCGGGTTTTCATTTAAGTTCTCACAGGCTTCGCTCGTATCGATCGTTAACCGATCTTCTTTCCAGCCGAAAGAAACTTTGCATTCTGAGTTTTCAGTGTGTGTAAATGAAGCCATTTCTCCATTAACCTGAGCGATTCCGGACAATTCACCAACGTTTTGACCATCGTAGGCTTGGAGCATAAACGTGAAGGAATCCGCTTTTGGATCGGTTATATCAAGTCCACCAAGAATTTCGCCATCCTTTTCCCATTTGTAGGTACCTTCTTGAAAAAGAACTTCTGTTGCAGTCTCCGTCGAAGACTTGTCTACCGCTTCTTTTTCTGCTTCTACTTTTTCTGAGGAGTCTGAGGTGGTAAGGAAATTACAAGCCGACACAGTAAGTAACAAGACGAATAAAAACACCATACGGAGCGTTTTCATAGGATTCCTCCCTATTAAAGTAAGTTGATGTCATTATTATACATAAGCTTCTCTGAAAGAAAGGGATATTGGTGTCGAGACATAAAAAAATCTCTTGTCTACTTTAAGCGAATACTTGTGTAAACTAGTTGGCCATTTCCGGGGAAATGAGTGGAAGAAGTCGAACCGTTTCTTAACTGTGAGTAGAAGGGAAGGATTGTGGTGAAAACTGGTCAAAAGCGTTTGGTTGGAAATTCACTGTTGCTAATTTCGCAAAGAGACGATAGTGATAATTTTATATGTGATTGAGCATTTTACTAGAATTACTTAAGGTAGACAAAATCTAAGCAATAGTGAAAATTTATGATAAGCTAATGGAAGACCTTAAAGATGTTAGAAAGGTAGTTGAGTCATTCTGGATTTCATCAATAACAATGTTGTGTTACTTGGCATAGGATGTCTTATTGTGGCTTTGTTGCTTGCAAAGTTTACAAAAAAGAAGTGAGCTGTTTATGTGTACAGCTCCTTTTTCTATAGACAAGCTACTAAAACATTACTTACGTGATACCCAATTGGACGGACGTCCGTGCCTTTTTTCTTGAATGGATTACCGTAGCAACGAATCGTGTTACACTAATGCCAGAGGAGTGAAGATGATAAAATGGGGAAATGTACAATTGATCATTCATACGAAGATGTGAAAACAAAGCTCGACAACCAATCACCTTATATGCCTGATGCGCTTGTCCAAGAAGCTTATGACTTCTTACATCAAACGATCATTCAGGAAACGTTGAATGAGCTTTTTCATTTATTAAAGAAATATGATCTTGCTTCAGAACAAGATCGACGAAACCGAGATGCTGAGCTCCGAAAGCTCATGCAGTTAGCTAGAAGAGAATGACGGATAGAAAGAAGTGATAGGATATGACGACAAAATTATATTATAACGATCCCTACATAACGACTTTTACCGCTGGGAAATGTGAGCAGTTTACCGATGATGAGAATCGCTCATACGTCATTTTAGATCAAACGGCGTTTTACCCAACTGGTGGCGGTCAGCCGTATGATACTGGAACACTAAATGGCGTGCAGGTTCACGACGTAGAAGAAGTGGAAGGCGAAGTACGTCACTATGTCGATGGCACGCTTGACGAAGAGCAGGTTAAAGGAGAAATTAACTGGACAAGACGCTTTGATCATATGCAGCAGCATGCAGGACAGCACATTCTTTCAGCAGCTTTTGAAGATCGGCTTGGATATAGCACAGTCAGCTTTCATCTTGGTCAAGAAGTTTGTACGATTGATTTAGATGTTGCACAACTGAGTGAAGACGATGCCGCAGTAGCAGAAGCGTTTGCAAATGATGTCATCCAACAAAACCTTCCGATTGAAACAAAGTGGGTAAATGAAGAAGAGCTTGCACAGTATTCTCTTCGCAAGCAGCTCGCTGTGTCAGAAGATATTCGTCTCGTGATGATCCCGAACGTTGACTATAGCGGTTGTGGTGGGACACATCCTTCTTCGACTGGCCAGGTAAGGGCAATTTCACTATTAAAAATCGAAAAACAGAAAAAACAAACCCGTGTTCATTTTGTTTGTGGTGAGCGTGTGACGAAAGAACTGCGAACAAAACAAGCGGTTATACAAGGACTTACGAACGTATTGAGCGTTCCGGAATCAAAGCTTGTTGATGCAGCTGAACGTGTTCTTCATCAATCAAAAGAATATGAAAAAACGATTGATGAGTTAAATGAAAAGCTTCTTTCCTTTGAGGCGAAAGAATTAGTACAATCAGCGGAAATGATCCATGATCAAAAAGTCGTTCAACTGATTTCATCTCAACATGGAATGAAAGAGCTACAAAAGCTAGCGAAAATGATTCTTAAGGAAGATTCAGAGGTTGTCGTCTTTTTCATTAGTGAAAGCGATCAGAAGCTTCAGATCGTGTGTGGCAGAGGAGAAGAAATCGAACGAGATATGAATCTTACCTTAAAAAAAGTACTCCCTTTCATTAATGGTAAAGGTGGAGGAAAGAAAGACTTTGCACAGGGGGGAGGAGAACCCATTCGCTCGGCAGAAGAAGTGTTAATTGAACTAGTAAAGGCCACATTTCAATAATAAAGGAGCGCGCTGAGGTCTCAGTGCGCTTTTTTATTTGGAAATAAAATGAAAATAACCCTTGCCTTACAAGGTAGTGGTCGTTATACTGTAAGTATACCTTGTTTTACAAGATAGTTTAACCATTCTCATATCTCTTGCATAACAAGTGTTATGAGATTAAAGGAAAAGGTGAAGGACATGCAAACGACACAAATGTTAAAAGGCATTATTGATGGCTGTATTTTATCCATCATTCATGAAGGAGAAGTTTATGGCTACGAGCTTGCCTCAAAGCTTGATTCGTACGGGTTTGAGTCGTTTAGTGAAGGAACAATTTATCCCATTCTCCTTCGCCTGCAGAAAGATAAGTTAATTCAGTCAACCTTAAAAAAATCAACTGCGGGTCCGAAACGAAAGTATTATTCATTAACGGAAAAAGGAGTGGAAGAATTGGCAGGTTTTCAAAAGAGATGGAATCATTTAAGTACAACAGTGAATCAAATTTTACACAAGGGGGAGTAAAAAGATGACAAAAGAAAATGAGAAATTTATTCAGGAGATGCGCGTGTATCTGATTACGAAAGGGGTGGATGAGGAAGATATTGATAGCTTTCTCATGGAAGCGGAAGATCATCTAACTGAAGGAGAGAAAGAGGGAAAAACAGCAGATGATATTTTTGGGAAATCACCAAAAGCGTATGCGAAAGAGCTTATTGCTTCGATGGAGCAGTCACCAAAGGACAACCGAAAGCTTATTGCGCGATTAATCGCTGGCGTATTTGGAATCTTTTTAGTTTCCCAGTTCATCGATGGAAATACTGCTTTCTCGTTAATTGAACTGATTGGCTATCCGGCTTCGACGGTTATCTGGTTGATCGCACTAATCGGTGCGCTGCGGCTTAGTTCATTTCACAATGGTGTAAAAGGTTTTTTGATTGTATATGGCATAACGATGATTCCGATGCTCTTTACAGTAGGGGTAACGATTCTTCATATGCAGTACGGAACAGACATTTTATTTCTTAGTCAACCAGTTGTTTTTACAATAGGAGGCATCATTATTCTAGGATTAATTGCGAACTTTACCTCTCTTATAGGAATCTTATCAAGCCTGGTATTAATGGCCATTCTTTTTGGCAGCCAGCTCCTTATTCGTCTGTTTCAGTTGGAGGGTTTCGGATGGGAAATAGGCGCCTATGCTGTTAGTGTGAGTGGACTTCTTTTGATGATGAACTTTCAGAAGCAAGTACCGAAACCATCCATGAAAGGCTAGATGAAGTGACTCCGATGTTAAAAGAGGCTTTACTTAACTACCTCTACTGGTAATCGGTTCATCATTTTTACACGAAAACTATGCAAAATAATGCCAGTAATGATAAGCATCATACCGATCCATGCGATCGTATTTGGGAGTGGACTAGATAGAAAGATTCCCTCACCAGCGAGAACAAACAAGACTTGCGTTGATTGCGTCGCTTCAACGGAGGCAAGCTTCGATTGATGACGTCTCACACGATCCGTTGCGATGAAGAATAGGGTTGTCGCGATAACTCCTGAACAGACGGCTACAATAAAGGATTGAATCACCTGTCCACTAGAAGGAAGACCGACGTTCGGAATGGCAAATAGACAGATCATGATCCAAAAAGGCAGACTGGCAAGCGTCATGCCGAACACACGCTGAAACGTATCAAGACGTCCGTCGCAAATCTCCATCATTTTTCGATTTCCAAGCGGATAGGCAAATGAGGCAAGTAGGACAGGAAGAATGCCGATGAAAACTTCGTTCCATGAAAGATCGCTCGCTTTTTGCCATTGAATGAGAATAACACCTGCGAGAATGATGGTAGATATAAGAAGCGCCCTCGTTTGGATGCGATGGCGTTTTTTTATTGGCCCAAGTCTCGTTTGTACAGTTGAATAAAAAAGTGGCGCAACAAGAATACCGGCTACAATTGTAATTTGCCACGTGCCAGCAACAAGCCACCCTGATCCATATGATGCAGCGTAGGTTAACGGCGCATAAAATAAGACGAATCCTACAAAACTCCAGCTGAACCATTGGATGGGGTGCTTCTTCATTTCAATAAGAACTTGTTTCATGTTCCGTCTAACGAGTACAATAATAAGAAGAAAAGGAACCATGAAGAGGAAACGAAGAGAAGCGCTCCACATCCAGCTACCGCCTGCTAGTTCCATTGATCGATTCAGTATAAATGTGACTGCGAAAAACATAGAGGCGAGAATGCCGAGCGCTATTTCCTTCATACATATCACTTCCTTTTGGTATATTATAATTAACTATTCATATATTATAATATACTAAACCAATAAGTGAAGAAGTACAAGAAAAATTGTAGAGAGGACTATTTTGTGAGCGATCAAAGAGAAACCAATGCACAAAAACTTGCTCAGCAAGTTGGCGCAACGTTAAGAAGTATTCGAAAAGAGCGAGAAATGAGTTTGCAGGATCTTGCTGAGGTAACGGATGTTAGTAAACTGACGTTAGGGAAAATAGAAAGGGGAGAAGCAAATCCTTCTTTAACAGTCATATGGAAAATAGCGAATGGCCTTTCCATTCCGATCTCCAGTCTACTTGCAGAAAAAGAAGAAGTCGTTATTTCGAGAAGTAACGAAGGAAATAAGGTGTTGAGCTCAAATGAAGATTTAACACTCGAGCCGATGTTTACAAACAGTGGCTATGGTTCTCTTGAAACACATCGTGCTTTTCTAAAACCAGGGGGTCAGTATTATGCTGAGGCGCACCAAGAGGGTGTGGTCGAATATGTGACAGTCATGGAAGGAAAGGCGACCGTTCAAGTTCTGGAGGAAACATATGAATTAAACAAGTATGATTCAATTAAATTTAAGGCAGATCAGCGACATGGTTATCTCAATCCTAACCTTCATCCAGCCGTGCTTCATTTCGTCATGATCTATCCTAATGCTAAACAACAACCATAGAAAAAAGCCACAGGACTGTGGCTTTTTTCTTGTCATTATTTATTATAAACGGCTAAACGATCAATGAGTTGTGAACTCTCTTGGTTCACACCAGTTACTTTCACATCGATCTCGTTTTGTCTGAATTTCATAATCACTTTATCAACAGCACCAACCCCTGAGTCATCCCAGACGTGAGCATCAGATAAGTCGATTTCGACAGCTTTAATGCCTTCTTCTTTGTAATCAAAGCTATTTACAAAGTCAGTAACAGATGCGAAGAAAAGCTGACCGTGAATGTGATAGATCTTTTTCTCAGCAAGTTCGTCGATTTTTTCTTCAACGCGTACTTTTGAGATTTTAGAAGCAAAGAATAGGGCACTTAGAATAACCCCGGCAAGAACACCTTTTGATAGATCATGTGTTGTGACAACCGTAATAACCGTAACAACCATCACGGCAGCGTCTGAACGCGGCATTTTATGAAGGTTTTTCAGTGAGCCCCAATCAAATGTACCGATTGAAACCATAATCATAACGCCGACAAGGGCTGCCATTGGTATTTTAACGAGTAGATCGTTTAATAGTAAAATTAAAATCATTAAGAAAACACCAGCGACGAATGTCGATAAGCGACCTCGTCCACCTGATTTCACGTTAATCACCGATTGTCCGATCATCGCACAACCAGCCATTCCTCCGAAAAATCCTGCAACTACGTTTGCCATACCCTGACCTTTTGCTTCTTTGTTCTTATTGCTATCCGTGTCTGTTAGATCATCCACGATTTGTGCAGTTAAGAACGTTTCAAGCAAACCAACAACAGCTAAAGCCATTGAATAAGGAAAGATAATTGCAAGTGTTTCAAAATTCAGTGGAATACTTGGGATCAAAAATAACGGTAATGCTTGCGTTAATTCACCCATATCGCCAACTGTTCGTACGCCACTGTTTAGCGAAATCGCTACGATTGTGATAACAACGATTGCGATAAGTGGTGATGGAACAGCTTTTGTGAAGCGTGGGACAATATAAATAATCGCAAGAGCACCTGCTACCATTAGATACATTGGCCAAGATTCACCAACAAAGTGTTGAAGCTGTGAAGTGAAAATTAAAATAGCCAGTGAGTTAACAAATCCAATCATGACAGAGCGTGGAACAAACTTCATAAAGCGAGCAAGTTTGAATACGCCAAGAAAGAATTGGATAACACCTGTTAAGATAGTTGCTGCAAGTAAATATTGAAGTCCGTGATCGGCGACTAGCGTTACCATCAGTAGCGCCATAGCCCCTGTTGCTGCAGAAATCATTCCTGGTCTACCGCCAACGAACGAAATCACTACGGCGATACAAAAGCTTGCGTATAGTCCAACCATTGGATCGACTCCAGCGATAATGGAAAAGGCAATCGCTTCTGGGATTAAGGCAAGTCCAACTACGATGCCAGCTAAGGTATCGTTTTTCACATTGCCAAACCAATCTTGTTTAATCGAAGATACGTTCAATGTTGCACCTCTTTCTAAATCTAGTATTGTGATGACTCCTAACTCTCATAGAAGTCGGGTCCGTTTACAACAAGATGAAGTTTAGCACAGAATCTATGAAAATGGAAATAGTTATGTAAGCGAAAATCATAGGTGTTATTCTTGATAATTCTCCTATATACGATTATTTACGCATTAACTTGATTTTGATCATTTACTACTAGTACGCTAAAAATGAGTGATTAAAGTTCTTTTTAATCTAAATGAACCTAATTTGATATAACCTGTTATAATGAGTTATCGTATTGATAGAGTTTTGGTCCATAGTCGAAAGAACTTTGTTAGAATAGGGTGATAGA from Bacillus sp. Cs-700 encodes the following:
- a CDS encoding site-2 protease family protein; translated protein: MFTFNDIPMFLVNFFVILPIVTLVHEAGHVLVARLFGGKVKFCIGTGRTLFHIGPLEIRRKYFMEGWCQYEELKYNKTWAHIAIYLSGSLFNLIVILIINYLITSNMIPVTLFFYQFTYFSIYFIFFSLMPFRNDDGRPSDGMAVFDVLRYGKSVDPID
- a CDS encoding DUF1801 domain-containing protein, whose protein sequence is MYELKTKETDNSVIEFIESVDHPKKREDGYRLLDLFTETTGYEAKMWGPSIIGFGSYHYQYATGHEGDAPLVGFSPRKAKISLYLAQGEPERENALERLGKHKTGKACVYVNKLDDIDLDVLKEMIRQSVDYLKELYPEGS
- a CDS encoding 50S ribosomal protein L7ae, producing MGKCTIDHSYEDVKTKLDNQSPYMPDALVQEAYDFLHQTIIQETLNELFHLLKKYDLASEQDRRNRDAELRKLMQLARRE
- a CDS encoding DHHA1 domain-containing protein — translated: MTTKLYYNDPYITTFTAGKCEQFTDDENRSYVILDQTAFYPTGGGQPYDTGTLNGVQVHDVEEVEGEVRHYVDGTLDEEQVKGEINWTRRFDHMQQHAGQHILSAAFEDRLGYSTVSFHLGQEVCTIDLDVAQLSEDDAAVAEAFANDVIQQNLPIETKWVNEEELAQYSLRKQLAVSEDIRLVMIPNVDYSGCGGTHPSSTGQVRAISLLKIEKQKKQTRVHFVCGERVTKELRTKQAVIQGLTNVLSVPESKLVDAAERVLHQSKEYEKTIDELNEKLLSFEAKELVQSAEMIHDQKVVQLISSQHGMKELQKLAKMILKEDSEVVVFFISESDQKLQIVCGRGEEIERDMNLTLKKVLPFINGKGGGKKDFAQGGGEPIRSAEEVLIELVKATFQ
- a CDS encoding PadR family transcriptional regulator: MQTTQMLKGIIDGCILSIIHEGEVYGYELASKLDSYGFESFSEGTIYPILLRLQKDKLIQSTLKKSTAGPKRKYYSLTEKGVEELAGFQKRWNHLSTTVNQILHKGE
- a CDS encoding DUF1129 family protein → MTKENEKFIQEMRVYLITKGVDEEDIDSFLMEAEDHLTEGEKEGKTADDIFGKSPKAYAKELIASMEQSPKDNRKLIARLIAGVFGIFLVSQFIDGNTAFSLIELIGYPASTVIWLIALIGALRLSSFHNGVKGFLIVYGITMIPMLFTVGVTILHMQYGTDILFLSQPVVFTIGGIIILGLIANFTSLIGILSSLVLMAILFGSQLLIRLFQLEGFGWEIGAYAVSVSGLLLMMNFQKQVPKPSMKG
- a CDS encoding multidrug resistance efflux transporter family protein, whose translation is MKEIALGILASMFFAVTFILNRSMELAGGSWMWSASLRFLFMVPFLLIIVLVRRNMKQVLIEMKKHPIQWFSWSFVGFVLFYAPLTYAASYGSGWLVAGTWQITIVAGILVAPLFYSTVQTRLGPIKKRHRIQTRALLISTIILAGVILIQWQKASDLSWNEVFIGILPVLLASFAYPLGNRKMMEICDGRLDTFQRVFGMTLASLPFWIMICLFAIPNVGLPSSGQVIQSFIVAVCSGVIATTLFFIATDRVRRHQSKLASVEATQSTQVLFVLAGEGIFLSSPLPNTIAWIGMMLIITGIILHSFRVKMMNRLPVEVVK
- a CDS encoding XRE family transcriptional regulator is translated as MSDQRETNAQKLAQQVGATLRSIRKEREMSLQDLAEVTDVSKLTLGKIERGEANPSLTVIWKIANGLSIPISSLLAEKEEVVISRSNEGNKVLSSNEDLTLEPMFTNSGYGSLETHRAFLKPGGQYYAEAHQEGVVEYVTVMEGKATVQVLEETYELNKYDSIKFKADQRHGYLNPNLHPAVLHFVMIYPNAKQQP
- a CDS encoding SulP family inorganic anion transporter, which gives rise to MNVSSIKQDWFGNVKNDTLAGIVVGLALIPEAIAFSIIAGVDPMVGLYASFCIAVVISFVGGRPGMISAATGAMALLMVTLVADHGLQYLLAATILTGVIQFFLGVFKLARFMKFVPRSVMIGFVNSLAILIFTSQLQHFVGESWPMYLMVAGALAIIYIVPRFTKAVPSPLIAIVVITIVAISLNSGVRTVGDMGELTQALPLFLIPSIPLNFETLAIIFPYSMALAVVGLLETFLTAQIVDDLTDTDSNKNKEAKGQGMANVVAGFFGGMAGCAMIGQSVINVKSGGRGRLSTFVAGVFLMILILLLNDLLVKIPMAALVGVMIMVSIGTFDWGSLKNLHKMPRSDAAVMVVTVITVVTTHDLSKGVLAGVILSALFFASKISKVRVEEKIDELAEKKIYHIHGQLFFASVTDFVNSFDYKEEGIKAVEIDLSDAHVWDDSGVGAVDKVIMKFRQNEIDVKVTGVNQESSQLIDRLAVYNK